In one window of Sphingomonas sp. BGYR3 DNA:
- a CDS encoding acyltransferase, giving the protein MAGSAIKHDSDGWRPQLDGLRAIAVAMVLFTHLWDTGSIAGSIGVRLFFVLSGFLITHMLVDMRASDAAFSTGPRAWRVFFTRRALRLWPAYYLLLAVILIVNVQQVRDSGWWHVLYLSNVYFGFRQGFQPWIVGPFWTLAIEQQFYLIWPFLMLIPRRRWLLPIAIGAIFAALAWHLATDRFWPSHFGKYMLLPASIDALGAGAALALAWRQGGVPRWLIVLTIASVPAIAALFVTGLTDWPLTMISLPPMMLAVALCHQGMGGPVGALMSSRPLTAIGKVSYGVYLYHLFVMAALTRLAGTAGYALYPGPALFVAGGAATLIVAALSWRFVEAPANRLKRHFRFGPPQPAAVAA; this is encoded by the coding sequence ATGGCCGGTTCGGCGATCAAGCACGACAGTGACGGTTGGCGGCCACAGCTGGACGGGTTGCGCGCCATCGCCGTCGCCATGGTGCTGTTCACGCATCTGTGGGACACGGGATCGATCGCCGGATCGATCGGCGTTCGGCTGTTCTTTGTCCTCAGCGGATTTCTGATCACCCATATGCTGGTCGACATGCGGGCGAGCGATGCCGCGTTCAGCACTGGCCCGCGCGCCTGGCGGGTGTTCTTCACGCGGCGGGCGCTTCGCCTGTGGCCTGCCTATTATCTGTTGCTGGCGGTGATCCTCATCGTGAATGTCCAGCAGGTCCGCGACAGTGGCTGGTGGCACGTCCTGTACCTGTCGAACGTCTATTTCGGGTTCAGACAAGGGTTCCAGCCGTGGATCGTCGGCCCGTTCTGGACGCTGGCCATTGAACAGCAATTCTATCTGATCTGGCCGTTCCTGATGCTGATCCCCCGGCGCCGCTGGTTGCTGCCCATCGCCATCGGCGCGATATTTGCCGCCCTGGCATGGCACCTGGCGACCGACCGGTTCTGGCCCAGTCATTTCGGCAAGTACATGCTGTTGCCCGCATCGATTGACGCGCTAGGCGCGGGTGCGGCGCTTGCGCTGGCCTGGCGGCAGGGCGGGGTGCCGCGCTGGCTGATCGTGCTGACAATCGCCTCCGTCCCCGCCATTGCGGCGCTGTTCGTGACGGGGCTGACGGACTGGCCGCTGACCATGATCAGCCTGCCGCCGATGATGCTGGCCGTCGCGCTATGTCATCAGGGGATGGGCGGGCCGGTGGGCGCATTGATGTCCAGCCGCCCGCTGACCGCGATCGGCAAGGTGAGCTATGGCGTCTATCTCTATCACCTGTTCGTCATGGCCGCGCTGACCCGGTTGGCCGGCACGGCCGGATATGCCCTATATCCCGGCCCGGCCCTGTTCGTGGCGGGCGGCGCAGCGACGCTGATCGTTGCGGCGCTGTCCTGGCGCTTTGTCGAGGCGCCAGCCAACCGCCTGAAACGGCATTTCCGGTTCGGCCCGCCTCAACCCGCGGCGGTCGCTGCCTGA
- a CDS encoding HD domain-containing phosphohydrolase has protein sequence MESLLNISDWKQLAAQGKNAAAPRKPSFGKAPSLHLRAKPASRAEELARAKEIIDLARESIAYAFACARGGDAIDATAFVPIVNAVAASLNRNATALPSLIRLRDASEAVYFHAIGTSGLMISMARELRLTAEEVADFGMAGLLLDIGMTAVPAEILAKEGPLDENEQAAVKRHCELGCKMLAEAGGVSDFVLQTVLQHHERLNGSGYPYGLRGDEIGLGARVAAICDSFDAGTSPRAYAQPLTAAQLIDELRGSPDEYDSSLVTVFVRMLGAFLPGAMVRLASERLAVIVDEGEDPLNPPVIAFHCIPSNGPLEWQRVDTHRDRIIGIERPDRWAIHDWPELRRMLMRWNHENRPAQA, from the coding sequence ATGGAAAGCTTGCTCAACATCTCCGATTGGAAACAACTGGCGGCGCAAGGCAAGAACGCTGCAGCACCGCGCAAACCATCATTCGGCAAGGCGCCCAGCCTGCACTTGCGGGCAAAGCCGGCGAGCCGCGCCGAAGAGCTGGCGCGCGCCAAGGAGATCATCGATCTCGCGCGGGAATCGATCGCCTACGCCTTTGCTTGCGCCCGCGGCGGGGACGCAATCGATGCAACGGCCTTTGTCCCCATCGTGAACGCGGTTGCCGCCTCACTGAACCGCAACGCAACTGCATTGCCCAGCCTGATCCGCCTTCGGGACGCGAGCGAGGCCGTCTATTTCCATGCGATCGGCACCAGCGGCCTGATGATCAGCATGGCCCGCGAACTGCGCCTGACGGCCGAAGAGGTCGCTGATTTCGGCATGGCGGGGCTGCTGCTCGACATCGGCATGACCGCGGTTCCGGCGGAGATCCTGGCCAAGGAAGGGCCTCTGGACGAAAACGAGCAGGCCGCCGTCAAGCGGCATTGCGAACTGGGCTGCAAGATGCTGGCCGAAGCCGGCGGCGTTTCGGATTTCGTGCTGCAGACGGTGTTGCAGCATCACGAGCGGCTGAACGGGTCCGGCTATCCCTATGGCCTGCGCGGCGATGAAATCGGACTTGGCGCCCGCGTGGCCGCCATCTGCGATTCCTTCGACGCCGGCACCTCGCCGCGCGCCTATGCGCAGCCGCTGACCGCCGCCCAGCTGATCGACGAGCTGCGCGGCAGCCCCGACGAATATGACAGCTCGCTGGTCACCGTCTTTGTCCGGATGCTGGGCGCATTCCTGCCGGGCGCGATGGTGCGGCTGGCCAGCGAGCGGCTGGCTGTGATCGTCGACGAGGGGGAAGACCCGCTGAACCCGCCGGTCATCGCCTTTCACTGCATCCCCAGCAACGGCCCGCTGGAATGGCAGCGGGTGGACACGCATCGCGACCGGATCATCGGCATCGAACGCCCCGATCGCTGGGCGATCCACGATTGGCCGGAACTGCGCCGGATGCTGATGCGCTGGAACCATGAAAATCGCCCCGCTCAGGCGTGA